GCCGGGGAGATCTGGATGCCGGAGCGCCCCTATGAATGGCGGAATAACGGTTTTGATCCTTCCCGGGTGGAAGTTCCGTTCGTGTATGAAGCGCATGTAGGCATGGGCGGGGAAGAAGGGCGCGTGCATACGTACCGCGAGTTTGCGGACGAGGTTCTTCCCCGGATCTCCAGTCTGGGTTACAATACCGTCCAGCTGATGGCGGTCCAGGAGCACCCCTATTACGGTTCCTTCGGCTACCATGTTTCCTCCTTTTTCGCCCCTTCCTCCCGTTTCGGCGAGCCGGAGGACCTGAAATACCTGATAGACCAGGCTCACGGCCTGGGCATCGCCGTGCTGCTGGACGTGGTGCATTCCCACGCCGTGAAGAATGAGGCGGAAGGGCTGAACAATTTTGACGGTTCCGGAGGCATGTATTTCCTGCCCGGGGAGCGCGGCCGTCATCCGGACTGGGATTCCTGTTGTTTTGATTATGGCCGGGACGAGGTGATTGAGTTCCTCCTGTCCAATGTCCGCTGGTGGCTGGAAGAGTTCCGTTTTGACGGCTTCCGTTTTGACGGCGTGACGTCCATGCTGTATTTCCACCGCGGGCATGAGCCGTTCGGGGATTTGGGCGCCTACTTCGGCTCTTCCGTGGATCTGGATGCCGTGGCTTATCTGCAGCTGGCCACTACGCTGATTCAGCGGGTGAAGCCGGGCGCCATAGCGATTGCGGAGGACATGTCCGGCATGCCGGGGTTGTGCCGTCCGGTGGACGAAGGGGGGATTGGCTTTTCCCACCGCCTGGCCATGGGCATTCCCGATTACTGGATTAAGCTGCTCAAGGAGAAAAAGGATGAGGAATGGAGCATGGGAGACATGTGGTACACGCTGACCAACAGGCGCTACGGAGAGCCGCATGTGGCCTATTGCGAGAGCCATGACCAGGCCCTGGTGGGAGACAAAACTCTGGCGTTCCGCCTGATGGATGCGGAAATGTACTGGAAAATGGCCGTGGACCAGCAGAGCCTCATTATTGACCGCGGCATGGCTCTGCACAAGATGATCCGCCTGGTGACGCTGGCTACCGGGGGGGAAGGCTGGCTGAATTTCATGGGCAATGAATTCGGGCATCCGGAATGGATTGATTTTCCGCGCGAAGGCAACGGCTGGTCTTACGAATACTGCCGCCGCCAGTGGTCCCTGGTGGACAATCCTTCCCTCAGGTTCAAGTTCCTG
This region of Akkermansia muciniphila genomic DNA includes:
- a CDS encoding alpha amylase C-terminal domain-containing protein, producing MRRPPIPGLVMADGWLQPYSRQISDRQRLFDLKMKRINQRAGSLEEYARGYRYYGFNRDAETGAWTYREWVPAARRVSLIGDFNGWNRESHPLERNERGVWEITLPPDALAHGQKVKVHVVGADGTGRDRIPAWITRTVQDPTTYDFAGEIWMPERPYEWRNNGFDPSRVEVPFVYEAHVGMGGEEGRVHTYREFADEVLPRISSLGYNTVQLMAVQEHPYYGSFGYHVSSFFAPSSRFGEPEDLKYLIDQAHGLGIAVLLDVVHSHAVKNEAEGLNNFDGSGGMYFLPGERGRHPDWDSCCFDYGRDEVIEFLLSNVRWWLEEFRFDGFRFDGVTSMLYFHRGHEPFGDLGAYFGSSVDLDAVAYLQLATTLIQRVKPGAIAIAEDMSGMPGLCRPVDEGGIGFSHRLAMGIPDYWIKLLKEKKDEEWSMGDMWYTLTNRRYGEPHVAYCESHDQALVGDKTLAFRLMDAEMYWKMAVDQQSLIIDRGMALHKMIRLVTLATGGEGWLNFMGNEFGHPEWIDFPREGNGWSYEYCRRQWSLVDNPSLRFKFLNAFDQAMVRLAQEARLLNNPPPFPLNIDETNRVMAFHRGGLVFVFNWSGDKAIMDYMLPVPQKGEWRVVLDTDSARFGGFGRQDVSMPHFTDEDGNLSLYLLPRTALVLKRAGSAVMARRLGRED